The window CTCTTGACACACCGGTTGGAACGGAAGTGACAACACCACCGCATCCCTGATTACCGGTTCAAGATCCACGTGATCATCTTGAACCAGATAGTCGAAGCCTTCTGTCTCAGAGTACGCGAAAACCTCTTGGATTTCGACTTCGACCGGCTCGGTGATCTCGATGAGGCACCGAACGCACTCCCCTGAGGCAGTTGTGTCGACCTCAGCGGTGACCAGGATGCCGTCATGAAGCGACTCGAGACGAACATCCGCCGAGATCGGCGTGCCTTCTTCTACCGCGATGACGGCATTGCCGAAGCGCTCCTTCGCCTTGGTCTCAACAAAGACCTCGCGCATTTCACCGGGTCGGTGCGCGAGATCGAGGATGTTGATCGCCAAGGGAGATTTATTGTGCTGTGCCACCCCATGAGCTTAGTCGTCGTAGCGGGGCGCTTTCTGTTCACTGGCAGAAAACGAGCCGAACGCACCCTAAGAAATGGTGCGGATGATCCTCTCAATCGCACTGCGGGGCCACAGCGTGGCTATCGCGCGGCGACGCAACGGCACGCTGCGACGGAGACCGCGGATTACCGACCGTGCGTCGGAAGCCGCCCGCGGATAGCCCGTGTCGTCGCGCGAGAACTGCTCGCGCTCAACGGCATCGAGCAGTCTGTCGAGCGCCGGTTGCTGCTGGCCCAGCTGGCGGGCAAGAATCGCGGCGTTCTGACGTGGCGTGGTCGCTGGCTCAACGGGAACCCCGAGATCACGCGCCGAGCGCACGACCTCGTTCCACGCCACCACGGACTCGGCCCTTCGCCGCCGCACCGCGGAGAGCTGCACCGCCCGGACGAGCAGTCTGGCGAGGGCCGGAACGAGGGCCAAAAACACAACGACCGGGATCGCGAGCAACCAGGGCGACAGGCTCGAATTTGTGGGGCCGGCCTGACCCGTGCCCGGCAGCGCCTCGGCCGGGGCGAGCGGGGTTGTGGGGGCAGCGCTTGGCCGAGTCGACGGCACGGGAGCCGCGCTCGGATCCGCCGGGGCAACGTCGTCAAGGGCCTCCGGCTCCGCGTAGTCAGGAACTTCTCCCCTGCCGGTCGTCGGCTCGAACGGGACCCATCCAATGCCGTCGAAATACAGCTCGGGCCAGGCGTGAAGCTCCTTCGAGGTGACCAGCCACGCGGTCTCCCCCTCGTCGAACCCCGTCTCGTCCGACTTTTCGCCGGGCAGAAAGCCCACAGCGACCCTGGCCGGGATTCCCACACTGCGCGCCATAAGCGCCATGGCCGATGCGAAATGAACGCAGTATCCGCTGCCCTCTGCGAGAAAAACGCCGACGACATCAGCGCTGGAGCCGTCGTAGCCCTCACGCACCGGTGCCTTCTCCGAATAGAGAAAGTCGCCGTTGCGCAAGAAATCTTGAATTGCGAGCGCCCGCTCGTAACTCGTGGTCGCATCGACCGTAACGGAAGCGGCTGTTTCGGAGATCACAGCAGGCCACGACGGGTCGAGCTGAGCGAGATCTTGATAGGGCTCGGGGACGGCGACTCCGGCATCCTGTAGCTGTTGCGGGGTGGGATCGAGCGAGAGGGATGACACGGAGAACTTCTCCCCGCGCACGCTCCTGCGATCTGCCCTGAGCGCCACTGTGTCGAAATCCCAGGTCGCGGCAGCTTTGAAACCTTCGACCCCAACGGCCGGATACGGCATCGGCACCCACAGACCGCCCAGCTCGCGGATGGTGATCGACGTCGTCTCAACGAATCGCGTCACGTCATCGGACAGCCCCGGCGGGGGTGGAACGGCCCCCGATTCAAGGGGCTCTGCGGGTGACGGCACATGGAACCACCCCGAATCGTCAAAGCCCTCGAGCGCCATAAGGCGCAGGTAGCGGGGCGTTCCCGACGTCGTCGAATACTCGAGCGCCTCTCTGACGACGGGCCGCCGCAAATCCTGCCCCAGACCCACGATGGGGTTGACCCCCATGCGGATCTCCCCACCGCCCGAGCCCGTCGCGGTGCTGCCCGAGGGAACCGGAGCGAAAAGGGGAACGAGCAGAGCGAAGACGGCCGCTGAGGCGCCGACGGCTACGGCATCCCATGCCCGCCTGCCCCGGAGAGGGCGGCGAGCGGCGAGCAGCCACAGCCACGCAAGACCCGTGAGCAGGAGCCAGCCGAACTCGGCGGATCGGACCACCACCGACGGCGCGATCGCGAGCACCATGAGCCCGATACCGGCGAGCGCAGGACGCCGCAGCGAGATGGCCAGCGCATCCAGGAGCACCGCCATGACGGCTATGCCCGTCACGAGAATGGCGAGCACACCCTCATCGACCTCTGCCGGCGGGATCTGCGCCGATAGCGACTCCGCGCCCAAAGGATAAAGGAGCTCGAGAGCCTGCCCCGTTCGAGTCGTAGGGAGGCCAAGAACCGTGGTCGACGGAACCACGAACAGGGGCACCAGGATCATGGCGACAACGGATCCGACAAGGGTTGGAAGCAGGGCAATGATCGCCCGGTTTGCCCGGCCTGGACGGGCCACCGAAGCTCGGGATGCCGAAACGGCACCCAGCGCAGCCCTGGTGCCGCCTGAGGCCGCGAGCACAGCGGCGGCGGCACCCGCGCAGACGAACCACCACGAGCTGCCTTCGAGCGCCACATGGAGCGCCCCCATCGCTGCCATGAGCGCAACAAAGAGTGCTCCGGTCGCTGCCCACGGCGACGGGCGCCGGGACACGCCTTCATCGTGCGCCACGCCCACCGCCCCCTGCACGTGTAGCGCCGCTCACACTGAGCCACGCCTGCTCTATCGACATCGAGTCATCAACGATCACACATCGCCAGCCGACCTGTTCCATCACGCGAAGCCGCAGTTCCAGGTCGCTCGGCACGCCCCTCGCTCGCACGAAGAGCACGGCGGCGCCGTAGCGCGCACGGCCGGTTGTGAGCGCCGCGACCATCGCCGCGTCGAGATCGGCAACAACCGCGAAAACGACGCCGAGGCCCGACGACCCGTTCTGACCCTCCGGGGCCAGCACAATGCCATCAGGTCGCGACTCGTCGGTGAGTTCGACCCGGGCAAGGCCGATGAGCGGATGCACCGCACCGGTCAACTGCGGTCGACCCGATTCGATGATGTTCACGGTGAAGCCTTCGGCATCCAGGTGCGTGACCAGCGATGCCACCATCGAGACCGCCCACTCGAACTCGTCGGAATCGCCCATCTGCAGCAGCAGATCATCCTGATAGGCCACCGCTCTGGTTTCGAGCAGGATGCTCGCTACCGCGTTGCTGCGCTGCTCCTCCTGGCGAACCATGAGCTGGCCGTGATGGGCCGACGCTCTCCAGTGCACTCTGCGCAGCGGATCCCCGACGCGATAGCCCCGGGTCGTGATGTCGTGTTCCCCACCCACCGAGCGCGGATTCGAGCGACGCGCGGAGCCATCAGCGTCGCTCATGAGAACGCCAGGGCCCGGCAGAGGAACATGGCGGGGAACCACCGTGATTTCGGTGAGCTCCCCCACCGACACCGCAGCCCTGGCAAAGCCGAACGGGTCTTCGACCCCGAGCCGGAGCGGTCCAACGCCCATATCGCCGCGGTGCGGTGGCACAAAGCTCCACTGGACTCGGCACGAGTCGACCACGTCTCCTCGTCGCCCCCTCAGCTCGGGCAGCACGCCCTCTGGGCTAACCCCGGTGCCGGTGGCGCTGCCATCCGACCAGGTGACGGTGCCCGTCGCCCGCGGCGAGAGATTGACGATATCCACCGCGACCGAGACCGGGTTGCCCACCATGGGCTGCCCGCCACCGAACGTACGATGAACGCTCAGCACCGGTCGGCGGTGATGGGCGGAGAAAAGCGAGAACACGACGGCACCGACAAGAAAAGAGCCGACGAGGAGAAACGCGTCGATCCCGGTGGCATAGGCCGCAATTATGCACGACACGGCCGCCGCAACAACCGCCCGGCCCCTGCCGGTGAGATCGAGTCTGCGGCGGCGGCCCATGCGACTACCGGGGAGCTTCTGCCGAAACGCCCAGCGGAACGGGAGTCGCGGCAAGAATTCGGCGGATGATGGCGTCGATCCCCTCACTCGATGCCCCGCCCGCAGCACGGCCTGCAGCGATGAGGCGGTGGCTCAGCACGGGAACCACTAGCGCATCGATATCGTCTGGCAAGACAAAATCTCGCCCGTCGAGCGCCGCCCGCGCCTTGGCTGCCCGCACCAGTTGGAGCGTGGCACGAGGGCTAGCCCCCAGCCGCAATTCGGCATCAACTCGCGTGGCCTGGGCGATTGCGACGGCGTAGCGTTCCACCGCCGTCGAGACGTAGATGTCGCGCACCGTGGCGATCATGTCATTGAGCTGCTCGAGGCTCACGACGGGGTTCAGCCGTTCGAGCGGGCTCGACGACTCACGCGTTCGCAGCATTGCCTGCTCCGCCAGCGCATCGGGATACCCCATGGATATGCGCACCATAAAACGATCGCGCTGCGCCTCGGGCAGAGGGTACGTTCCCTCCATTTCGATGGGGTTCTGCGTTGCCACGACGGTGAAGGGCAGATCGAGCCGATGGGTGCGGCCATCGACCGTGACCTGGCGCTCCTCCATGCTCTCCAGCAGAGCCGACTGGGTTTTGGGGCTCGCCCGGTTGATCTCGTCGCCGATCACCAGATTCGCAAAGATAGGGCCGGGCGTGAACTCAAACCCGCCGACGCCCTGGTTGTAGATCGAGACGCCCGTGATGTCTGAGGGCAAAAGATCGGGGGTGAACTGGATGCGGTTGTCCGTGCAATCGACCGAGCGGGCTAGTGCCCGCGCCAGCATGGTCTTGCCGACCCCCGGCACATCCTCAATAAGCAGGTGGCCCTCGGCGAGAAGTGTCGTGAGCGCAAGCTCGACAGCGTCGCGCTTGCCGTCGATAACCGTCTCGATGGCGGCGACAATCGCCCTACTGAGAGAGTGGAAATCGCCGATCGGAAGTGGCGCGGCGTCGTTCGTCATCGAGCATCACCTCATCTTCTGAATGCGAGTCTTTCAGATGAACGACGCGAGCGCACCACCCGGGACGAACCCGACCGATCGGCGACCCAGCGCGGCCTACTTGACGGCCGCTGCAGCCTGAGAAAGCGTTGTGACATAGCTGTCCAGGCCCCAGGTGAGCGACAGTGCGGTGGGCGGCGAAACCGCCGCGATCAAGTCGACTCCGGTGATGTTTGCTACGGCACCGGCGGCCACGGCAGGGATCGCCTGTGCATAGGGCTGAGCCAGGAACGCATCAGCGTCGGCCTGCGTGTCGGCGAAGTTCACGAGGATGTCACTCTCGAGCTGGTCGAGCTGCTCGTAGCTCAGCGTGTAGTAGAAGGTCGACTCTCCGTTGGCGAGTTCATCGACCGCCGGGGCGTTCTCGAGTCCGAGCCCGAACAAGAAACTCACCCGTGGGTCGGCCGCTCGGTAGACATAAAACGTGCCGGCGACATCCCACACCGCCGCTACGGTCTTGCCCTCAAGCTCGGGGTTAGCCGCGGCAGCGTCGGCAATAACGCCGTCGATGTCGGCGAGAACCTCGACCGCCTCATCGGACTTGCCGAGAGCTTCGCCCAC is drawn from Salinibacterium hongtaonis and contains these coding sequences:
- a CDS encoding transglutaminase TgpA family protein, whose protein sequence is MSRRPSPWAATGALFVALMAAMGALHVALEGSSWWFVCAGAAAAVLAASGGTRAALGAVSASRASVARPGRANRAIIALLPTLVGSVVAMILVPLFVVPSTTVLGLPTTRTGQALELLYPLGAESLSAQIPPAEVDEGVLAILVTGIAVMAVLLDALAISLRRPALAGIGLMVLAIAPSVVVRSAEFGWLLLTGLAWLWLLAARRPLRGRRAWDAVAVGASAAVFALLVPLFAPVPSGSTATGSGGGEIRMGVNPIVGLGQDLRRPVVREALEYSTTSGTPRYLRLMALEGFDDSGWFHVPSPAEPLESGAVPPPPGLSDDVTRFVETTSITIRELGGLWVPMPYPAVGVEGFKAAATWDFDTVALRADRRSVRGEKFSVSSLSLDPTPQQLQDAGVAVPEPYQDLAQLDPSWPAVISETAASVTVDATTSYERALAIQDFLRNGDFLYSEKAPVREGYDGSSADVVGVFLAEGSGYCVHFASAMALMARSVGIPARVAVGFLPGEKSDETGFDEGETAWLVTSKELHAWPELYFDGIGWVPFEPTTGRGEVPDYAEPEALDDVAPADPSAAPVPSTRPSAAPTTPLAPAEALPGTGQAGPTNSSLSPWLLAIPVVVFLALVPALARLLVRAVQLSAVRRRRAESVVAWNEVVRSARDLGVPVEPATTPRQNAAILARQLGQQQPALDRLLDAVEREQFSRDDTGYPRAASDARSVIRGLRRSVPLRRRAIATLWPRSAIERIIRTIS
- a CDS encoding AAA family ATPase, which translates into the protein MTNDAAPLPIGDFHSLSRAIVAAIETVIDGKRDAVELALTTLLAEGHLLIEDVPGVGKTMLARALARSVDCTDNRIQFTPDLLPSDITGVSIYNQGVGGFEFTPGPIFANLVIGDEINRASPKTQSALLESMEERQVTVDGRTHRLDLPFTVVATQNPIEMEGTYPLPEAQRDRFMVRISMGYPDALAEQAMLRTRESSSPLERLNPVVSLEQLNDMIATVRDIYVSTAVERYAVAIAQATRVDAELRLGASPRATLQLVRAAKARAALDGRDFVLPDDIDALVVPVLSHRLIAAGRAAGGASSEGIDAIIRRILAATPVPLGVSAEAPR
- a CDS encoding DUF58 domain-containing protein, coding for MGRRRRLDLTGRGRAVVAAAVSCIIAAYATGIDAFLLVGSFLVGAVVFSLFSAHHRRPVLSVHRTFGGGQPMVGNPVSVAVDIVNLSPRATGTVTWSDGSATGTGVSPEGVLPELRGRRGDVVDSCRVQWSFVPPHRGDMGVGPLRLGVEDPFGFARAAVSVGELTEITVVPRHVPLPGPGVLMSDADGSARRSNPRSVGGEHDITTRGYRVGDPLRRVHWRASAHHGQLMVRQEEQRSNAVASILLETRAVAYQDDLLLQMGDSDEFEWAVSMVASLVTHLDAEGFTVNIIESGRPQLTGAVHPLIGLARVELTDESRPDGIVLAPEGQNGSSGLGVVFAVVADLDAAMVAALTTGRARYGAAVLFVRARGVPSDLELRLRVMEQVGWRCVIVDDSMSIEQAWLSVSGATRAGGGGRGAR
- a CDS encoding iron-siderophore ABC transporter substrate-binding protein, giving the protein MKKKSALAVVIAAAIVLVGCSSPDEQSAAEGATIEHAFGETTVPANPERVVTLGWGSADAALALDVVPVGMETQTYGANDDGLLPWIAEKLDEMGADKPTMIPATDEAPAYEDILALEPDLILAPYSGITEEQYELLSDIAPTVAYPEEAWTTPWQDVISIVGEALGKSDEAVEVLADIDGVIADAAAANPELEGKTVAAVWDVAGTFYVYRAADPRVSFLFGLGLENAPAVDELANGESTFYYTLSYEQLDQLESDILVNFADTQADADAFLAQPYAQAIPAVAAGAVANITGVDLIAAVSPPTALSLTWGLDSYVTTLSQAAAAVK
- a CDS encoding YceD family protein, with the translated sequence MAQHNKSPLAINILDLAHRPGEMREVFVETKAKERFGNAVIAVEEGTPISADVRLESLHDGILVTAEVDTTASGECVRCLIEITEPVEVEIQEVFAYSETEGFDYLVQDDHVDLEPVIRDAVVLSLPFQPVCQEDCLGLCPQCGVRLLDNPGHEHEEPIDPRWAALAGLDSLTGAPTNDVISAAPDGDADREKR